One part of the Vicia villosa cultivar HV-30 ecotype Madison, WI linkage group LG6, Vvil1.0, whole genome shotgun sequence genome encodes these proteins:
- the LOC131614625 gene encoding uncharacterized protein LOC131614625: MPRHDGTVNAIEVVTEQEFVQQRSSPIDALKRYLLAKGFVLEHNEAFKTTLQRLVNQGVVQFKEYPEEEYVAMLDRNEPLMIPRQGARKTLIIPCAKATLLIPAQVHTRIIPVRDPYPVDKMKAVPWEYESNASTDVTNIVGPGGMTRSGRIFNTAKSKENSAQANDQATVVPTERSTPIDKEITNKDAEEFLALIKKSDYKVVDQLHQTPSRISLLSLLIHSEKHRDTLMKILSAAHVTKDITVNQFDGMVANLTAGACLSFSEHELPSQGKEHNKALHISIQCGKAHLSRVLIDTGSSLNVMPKATLDKIDLEGLVIRPSRLVVKAFDGSQSPVFGEVDLPVVIGPHTFCINFQVMEIEPAYTCLLGRPWIHAAGAVTSTLHQKVKVVDGNSIVTVSGEEDIFVSNLDSYRYIEAGEKALETSFQALEIATAVTLPIEKTRRAVTSWRDLQDTKMEGWGKIPEVQEKKDRLGLGYQPTKKAAKEEQRFPPIAQTFVTVNHVVKPDEVNDDVKSDEVSDNVKLGAQLVVVDVDVRA, encoded by the exons ATGCCCCGTCATGATGgcacagtcaatgcaatagaggtAGTCACCGAGCAAGAGTTTGTTCAACAACggagctcccccatagatgcccttaagaggtatctacttgcAAAGGGGTTCGTCCTCGAACATAACGAAGCCTTTAAGACAACCTTGCAAAGACTCGTGAATCAAGGGGTAGTTCAGTTTAAAGAATATCCTGAGGAAGAGTATGTGGCCATGCTGGACAGGAATGAACCGTTAATGATACCAAGACAAGGGGCAAGGAAGACGTTGATCATCCCTTGCGCCAAAGCCACACTGCTGATACCCGCACAAGTACACACTAGGATTATCCCAGTCAGGGATCCATATCctgtggacaagatgaaagcagtTCCATGGGAATATGAGTCTAATGCTAGTACCGATGTGACAAACATCGTCGGGCCTGGGGGTATGACTCGTAGCGGTCGCATATTCAATACTGCTAAATCAAAAGAGAATTCAGCACAAGCAAATGATCAAGCTACTGTGGTCCCTACTGAAAGAAGCACACCCATAGACAAGGAGATCACTAACAAAGATGccgaagaattcttggcattaatcaagaaaagtgattataagGTAGTGGATCAGTTGCACCAAACTCCATCCAGGATATCACTCCTCTCGCTGTTAATCCATTCAGAAAAACATCGAGACACCCTGATGAAGATCTTGAGTGCTGCCCATGTAACCAAAGACATCACTGTAAATCAAtttgatggaatggtggctaatcttaCTGCTGGGGCATGCTTAAGCTTCAGTGAACACGAGTTGCCCTCACAAGGGAAAGAGCATAACAAAGCCctgcatatctccatacaatgtgggAAAGCTCATCTGTCTAGAGTGCTGATCGACACAGGATCGTcgttaaatgtgatgccaaaggccACCTTAGACAAGATAGATTTGGAAGGACTGGTAATAAGACCAAGCCGTCTGGTGGTCAAAGCCTTTGATGGGTCGCAAAGCCCGGTGTTTGGAGAGGTGGACCTCCCTGTGGTAATAGGCCCTCAcactttctgcatcaatttccaagtaatgGAGATTGAGCCTGCCTACACATGTTtattaggacgcccttggatccatgctgctggggcagttacctctaCTCTGCATCAAAAGGTGAAAGTTGTGGATGGAAACTCTATAGTAACCGTCAGTGGGGAGGAGgacatatttgtcagcaatctagaCTCATACCGATACATTGAGGCTGGGGAAAAGGCATTAGAGACTTCGTTCCAAGCACTAGAGATTGCCACTGCTGTCACACTACCAATTGAGAAAACACGAAGGGCGGTGACATCCTGGAGAGACCTGCAAGACACAAAGATGGAAGGCTGGGGAAAAATTCCAGAAGTGCAAGAGAAGAAAGATCgtctggggttaggataccaaccaaCAAAGAAGGCTGCAAAGGAAGAGCAACGATTCCCTCCGATCGCACAGACTTTTGTTACAG TGAACCATGTTGTTAAACCAGATGAAGTGAATGATGATGTTAAATCGGATGAAGTGAGTGATAATGTTAAACTGGGAGCTCAATTGGTTGTTGTTGATGTAGATGTTCGTGCATAA